In the genome of Bacillus sp. S3, one region contains:
- a CDS encoding ABC transporter ATP-binding protein → MSELLLEVNGLKKYFPITGGLLGKKQGEVKAVDDVSFYVKKGETLGIVGESGCGKSTTGRLLMRLIEASDGRIIFEDKEITSLSKSELRKTRRDIQMVFQDPYASLNPRHSVEQILEEPLIVHGIGTKETRRKQVREMLEVVGLSSYHAKRYPHQFSGGQRQRIGIAKALMTKPKLIIADEPVSALDVSIQAQVLNLMKDIQREFQLTYIFIAHDLGVVRHISDRVGVMYLGRLIELADSEELYENPMHPYTKALLSAVPVPDPDIKKKTILIEGELPSPANPPSGCAFHTRCGQVMDICKTARPAEHDLHGHFVACHLYNK, encoded by the coding sequence ATGTCGGAGTTACTTCTTGAGGTAAACGGGCTGAAAAAATATTTTCCGATTACAGGCGGTCTTTTAGGAAAGAAACAAGGAGAAGTTAAAGCGGTCGATGATGTTTCTTTTTATGTAAAAAAAGGAGAAACCTTGGGGATTGTCGGTGAAAGCGGCTGCGGCAAGTCAACAACAGGGCGTCTGCTCATGCGTTTGATAGAGGCGAGCGATGGAAGAATTATTTTTGAAGATAAAGAGATTACCAGTTTGTCGAAATCTGAACTAAGAAAAACGCGTAGAGATATTCAAATGGTGTTTCAGGATCCATATGCATCTTTAAATCCGAGGCACTCTGTCGAACAAATTTTAGAAGAACCCCTCATTGTCCATGGAATCGGTACGAAAGAAACTCGTCGGAAGCAGGTAAGAGAAATGCTTGAGGTTGTGGGCCTCAGCAGCTATCACGCCAAGAGGTATCCTCATCAATTCAGCGGCGGGCAGCGCCAGCGAATTGGGATTGCAAAAGCATTGATGACAAAACCGAAGTTAATCATTGCTGATGAGCCCGTTTCAGCTCTCGACGTTTCGATTCAGGCACAGGTTCTTAACCTCATGAAAGACATTCAAAGAGAATTCCAGCTTACCTACATATTTATCGCTCATGATTTAGGTGTGGTACGACATATCAGTGATCGTGTCGGCGTGATGTACTTAGGCAGATTAATAGAATTAGCTGATAGTGAGGAACTCTATGAAAATCCAATGCATCCATATACAAAAGCACTTCTTTCGGCAGTACCAGTGCCAGATCCCGATATAAAGAAGAAAACTATTTTAATAGAAGGGGAGCTGCCAAGTCCGGCAAATCCGCCCTCAGGCTGTGCATTCCATACACGATGCGGTCAGGTCATGGACATTTGTAAAACGGCCAGGCCTGCGGAACACGACCTACATGGTCATTTTGTGGCATGTCACTTATATAACAAGTGA
- the nikC gene encoding nickel transporter permease produces the protein MAELAKNTADVSPILTEDKQISPWREAWQSFYKNRLALAGLCIVLFFIIIAIIAPLIAPYGFKEVVLADRMQAPSSKHWFGTDDFGRDIFSRVIYGARISLWVGFFSVLGSVIFGTLLGIVAGYYGRWVDAIISRIFDVMLAFPSILLAIAVVAILGPSLKNALIAIAVINIPNFGRLVRSKVLSVKQEEYIMAARAVGMKDTRILLRHILPNSISPVIVQATLAIATAIIEAAALGFLGLGAQPPTPEWGKMLADSKNYITNAPWTLFFPGMAIMLTVLGFNLMGDGLRDVLDPKMKN, from the coding sequence GTGGCAGAACTGGCAAAAAACACTGCAGATGTCTCGCCGATACTGACTGAGGACAAGCAGATTTCTCCATGGAGAGAGGCGTGGCAATCCTTTTATAAAAATCGATTAGCACTGGCAGGATTATGTATTGTCCTCTTTTTTATCATTATTGCCATCATCGCACCGTTGATCGCGCCTTATGGCTTTAAAGAGGTGGTATTGGCTGACCGGATGCAGGCACCATCAAGCAAGCATTGGTTCGGCACCGATGATTTCGGGCGCGATATTTTTTCACGAGTCATTTATGGGGCGCGGATATCTTTATGGGTTGGATTTTTTTCGGTATTAGGATCTGTTATCTTTGGGACGTTGCTTGGAATTGTCGCCGGATACTATGGGCGCTGGGTGGATGCGATCATCTCGCGTATCTTTGACGTCATGCTGGCCTTTCCAAGCATCCTGTTAGCGATTGCCGTTGTTGCAATCCTTGGACCATCACTGAAAAATGCTCTAATTGCAATTGCTGTAATCAACATTCCTAATTTTGGCCGGCTCGTCAGATCAAAGGTGTTGAGTGTGAAACAAGAGGAATATATCATGGCGGCCCGAGCCGTCGGAATGAAAGATACAAGAATACTCTTAAGACATATTTTACCTAACAGCATTTCGCCGGTAATTGTTCAGGCTACATTGGCGATTGCGACAGCAATCATCGAAGCAGCTGCCCTAGGGTTCCTCGGATTAGGTGCCCAGCCCCCAACACCGGAATGGGGGAAAATGCTGGCCGACTCTAAAAATTACATTACAAACGCACCATGGACTCTATTTTTTCCAGGGATGGCGATCATGCTGACGGTGCTTGGATTTAACTTAATGGGTGATGGATTACGGGATGTCCTTGATCCGAAAATGAAAAACTAG
- the argC gene encoding N-acetyl-gamma-glutamyl-phosphate reductase, whose amino-acid sequence MKACIIGGTGYGSIELIRLINKHPYLEIGTVISNSQSGTNFSDIYPHLTNIVEQTLETFDAKKISETNDIVFLATPSGVSSKLVPSLIENGIKCIDLSGDFRLESSEDYEKWYKHIPADEEYLKQATYGLSEIYTEKIKTANIIANPGCYPTATTLGLLPILKTELADEKTIIIDAKSGVSGAGRGLSLTAHYAEINENLRAYKLGAHQHIPEIEQVLQDETGNPITVTFSTHLVPMTRGIMCTIYVNLKENLSTNEIHQIYSEFYKNKRFVRVRPEGNVPATKEVIGSNYCDIGLHVDPRTNRLTIISVIDNLVKGAAGQAIQNANIMNGWDEQAGLEFIPMYP is encoded by the coding sequence TTGAAAGCTTGTATTATTGGTGGTACTGGTTATGGCTCAATTGAACTTATTCGGCTAATTAATAAACATCCATATTTAGAGATTGGTACCGTTATTTCCAATTCCCAATCGGGAACTAATTTTAGCGATATATATCCACATCTTACAAACATAGTAGAACAGACACTTGAAACTTTTGATGCAAAAAAAATTTCGGAAACAAATGACATAGTGTTTTTAGCAACACCCTCTGGTGTGAGTTCCAAACTTGTCCCATCCCTTATAGAAAATGGCATTAAATGTATTGATTTATCGGGTGATTTCCGTTTGGAATCTTCGGAAGACTACGAAAAGTGGTATAAACATATACCAGCAGATGAGGAATATCTTAAACAGGCAACCTATGGTTTAAGCGAAATATACACGGAAAAAATAAAGACTGCTAACATAATTGCCAATCCCGGATGCTATCCGACTGCGACGACACTTGGACTTTTACCGATTCTTAAAACTGAATTGGCTGATGAAAAAACAATCATCATCGATGCAAAATCAGGAGTATCGGGAGCAGGAAGAGGACTTTCTTTAACAGCACATTATGCGGAAATCAATGAGAATCTTAGAGCGTACAAATTGGGTGCCCACCAGCATATTCCAGAAATTGAACAAGTGCTTCAGGATGAAACAGGCAATCCAATTACTGTCACTTTCTCGACACACTTGGTACCTATGACACGGGGAATCATGTGCACGATATATGTAAATTTAAAAGAAAATCTTTCTACTAATGAGATTCACCAAATATACAGTGAGTTTTATAAAAATAAACGATTTGTTAGAGTTAGGCCGGAAGGAAATGTACCGGCGACAAAAGAAGTTATTGGCTCAAACTATTGCGATATCGGCCTACATGTTGATCCAAGAACCAATCGATTAACGATCATTTCCGTCATCGACAATTTAGTAAAAGGTGCGGCTGGCCAGGCGATTCAAAATGCAAATATAATGAACGGCTGGGATGAACAGGCAGGACTTGAATTTATCCCAATGTACCCATAA
- the aroD gene encoding type I 3-dehydroquinate dehydratase has protein sequence MKKTVTVKGLTIGEGAPKICVPMVGKNLVQLKDEAAYLKNLDLDLVEWRVDFFEHVEQIEKVKEALTEIRGILLETPIVFTFRSAKEGGEKAISASYYFELNKAIAKTGLVDIIDVELFNEENDIKTVIETAHAHKVFVIISNHDFHKTPSKEEIVSRLRKAQELKGDLPKIAVMPTSAADVLTLLDATNTMNEQYADRPIITMSMAGTGVISRLAGEIFGSALTFGAAKKASAPGQIDVADLRKVINLLHSNL, from the coding sequence ATGAAAAAAACAGTAACCGTTAAAGGGCTGACAATTGGTGAAGGTGCACCGAAAATCTGTGTCCCTATGGTTGGGAAAAATCTTGTGCAATTAAAAGATGAAGCAGCGTATTTAAAAAACTTGGATTTAGATCTTGTTGAATGGCGTGTTGATTTTTTTGAACATGTGGAACAAATTGAGAAAGTGAAGGAAGCATTGACAGAGATCCGTGGCATTCTTTTGGAAACTCCAATAGTTTTTACGTTTAGAAGTGCAAAAGAAGGCGGCGAAAAGGCAATCAGCGCTTCTTACTATTTTGAATTAAACAAGGCCATTGCAAAAACTGGCTTGGTGGATATCATTGATGTTGAGTTGTTTAATGAGGAAAATGATATCAAAACAGTAATTGAAACGGCGCATGCACACAAGGTCTTTGTTATTATCTCTAACCATGATTTTCATAAGACACCATCAAAAGAGGAAATTGTTTCTCGCTTACGTAAAGCACAGGAATTAAAAGGAGATTTACCGAAAATCGCTGTAATGCCAACAAGTGCGGCTGACGTACTGACACTCTTAGATGCAACCAACACTATGAACGAACAATACGCCGATAGACCCATTATTACCATGTCCATGGCAGGCACGGGAGTCATCAGCCGCCTAGCCGGCGAAATATTTGGTTCAGCACTGACCTTTGGGGCGGCAAAGAAAGCATCTGCACCTGGTCAAATAGACGTAGCCGATTTACGGAAGGTAATAAACCTTTTACATTCAAATTTATAA
- a CDS encoding ABC transporter permease has protein sequence MLTYTVRRILALFPVLIGMTLVVFAIIHAIPGNPAQVILGQRATKEAIANLTAQLGLDRPWYIQYFDYIKSLLQGDLGVSLETRLPINQEIWPYLAATLELTIVAMIIAIIIGVNAGIISAWFSNSWFDYIAMVLALIGVSMPIFWLGLMEQWAFSIELGWLPTTGREDVRDPITAITNLYMIDTLLQGRFDQFVTVIKYIILPSIALATIPMAIIARMTRATMLEVMKSDYIRTARAKGLRMFWVVYKHSLKNAIIPVLTVIGLQTGLLLGGAILTETIFSWPGIGRYLYDAIGYRDYPVIQSGILIIAAIFVLINLIVDLLYVFVDPRIKYSK, from the coding sequence ATGTTAACATACACAGTCCGTCGTATCCTAGCGTTATTTCCGGTATTAATCGGGATGACACTTGTTGTTTTTGCCATTATTCATGCGATTCCCGGGAATCCGGCCCAAGTCATTCTTGGACAGAGGGCAACGAAAGAAGCGATTGCTAATTTGACAGCACAACTTGGATTGGACAGGCCATGGTACATACAGTATTTCGATTATATAAAATCTCTGCTGCAGGGTGATTTGGGTGTATCTCTCGAAACCAGGCTGCCTATTAATCAAGAAATATGGCCTTACTTAGCTGCCACATTGGAACTAACCATAGTAGCCATGATCATCGCCATCATTATTGGCGTTAACGCGGGGATCATCAGCGCATGGTTTTCCAATTCATGGTTTGATTATATCGCCATGGTGCTCGCTCTAATCGGCGTGTCAATGCCGATTTTTTGGCTTGGCTTAATGGAACAATGGGCTTTTTCGATTGAATTAGGCTGGCTGCCGACCACGGGTAGAGAGGATGTAAGGGATCCGATTACGGCGATAACCAACCTTTATATGATTGATACATTACTTCAGGGCAGATTTGATCAATTTGTAACCGTTATCAAGTATATTATTTTACCAAGCATTGCCCTAGCCACCATCCCGATGGCGATTATTGCAAGGATGACAAGGGCAACCATGCTTGAGGTAATGAAATCTGATTATATTCGCACCGCGAGGGCAAAAGGACTTAGGATGTTCTGGGTTGTGTACAAGCATTCGCTTAAAAATGCTATTATCCCCGTGCTGACAGTTATTGGTCTTCAAACAGGCCTCTTATTGGGTGGAGCCATTTTAACAGAAACCATCTTCAGCTGGCCAGGAATTGGCCGTTATCTTTACGATGCAATTGGCTATCGTGATTATCCCGTTATTCAGTCCGGTATCTTAATCATTGCAGCCATCTTTGTCCTCATTAATCTAATTGTGGATCTATTATATGTCTTCGTGGATCCAAGAATAAAATATTCTAAGTAA
- a CDS encoding shikimate kinase — MNNDREKSIVFIGFMGVGKTTIGKLVAQKMGRDFIDVDEEIEKEYKMKVSEIFAEIGEKAFREKEKSVITSLCEQKGKVLSLGGGAFLQEDIKKVCMSSSFVIFLDLSFENWQERINLIIDSRPVLQGKSFAEMEELFYKRQEFYVNHHLKVDTDNKDAEEVADLIINALIEKV, encoded by the coding sequence TTGAATAATGATAGAGAAAAAAGCATTGTATTTATAGGATTCATGGGTGTCGGGAAAACAACTATCGGCAAGCTGGTAGCTCAAAAAATGGGCCGTGATTTCATTGATGTAGATGAAGAAATTGAAAAGGAATATAAAATGAAGGTATCAGAAATTTTTGCCGAAATTGGTGAAAAGGCCTTTCGTGAAAAAGAGAAAAGTGTCATTACCAGTCTATGCGAACAGAAAGGCAAGGTTTTATCTTTAGGCGGCGGTGCATTTTTGCAAGAAGACATCAAAAAGGTTTGTATGTCTTCTAGTTTTGTTATTTTCCTAGATTTATCTTTTGAAAATTGGCAAGAACGGATCAACCTAATCATTGACAGCCGCCCGGTTTTGCAAGGAAAGTCATTTGCCGAAATGGAAGAGCTTTTTTATAAAAGACAGGAATTTTATGTGAATCATCATTTAAAGGTGGATACCGATAACAAGGACGCAGAAGAAGTTGCCGATTTAATAATAAATGCTTTAATCGAGAAGGTGTGA
- a CDS encoding ABC transporter substrate-binding protein: protein MKKKSFTLLLISLLAISMFLVGCNSKTNNEADGKKDSGTSNDSKKDTLVYGRGGDSTSLDPITTTEGEAFKVTENIFETLLEYGEQDTTIQPGLAEKWEASDDGLTYTFHLRQGVKFHDGTDFNADAVVFNFERWMNGNDEKFPYYTMFGGYKADEGHVIKEVKALDANTVQFILKRPQAPFLKNLAMSPFGIASPAAVEKYGDDFRSHPVGTGPFKFVEWKKKDRIVVEKNPDYWQEGLPKLNKIIFRVIPENAARLNALAKGEIDVMDGLNNSDEETVKSNDKLQIIERPSMNVGYIGLTNTRKPFDNKLVRQAINHAIDKKAIIDAFYGGKALPAKNPMPPSIEGYNDAIQEYPYDLEKAKALLKEAGFEKGFKMDLWAMPVARPYMPEAQKVAEVIQASLSQIGVTAEIKSVDWATYLEKATKGEFDAFMLGWTGDNGDPDNFIYTLLDKDAIGSNNYAYYSNDELHDILIEAQTETDQAKRNELYKKAQEIVHEDAPWVPLVHSTPLLAASKDVVNYIPHPTGSECLSKVEFK from the coding sequence ATGAAGAAAAAGTCTTTCACATTGCTGTTGATTTCTTTATTGGCCATCAGCATGTTTTTAGTGGGCTGTAACAGCAAAACGAACAACGAAGCTGACGGCAAAAAAGATTCGGGTACAAGTAATGATTCTAAAAAGGATACACTCGTGTATGGGCGCGGCGGGGATTCTACTTCCCTTGATCCGATCACCACAACAGAAGGAGAAGCTTTTAAGGTAACGGAAAATATTTTTGAAACCTTGCTTGAGTATGGGGAGCAGGATACAACCATCCAGCCTGGACTTGCTGAAAAATGGGAGGCCTCTGACGATGGATTAACATATACCTTTCATCTGCGCCAAGGAGTGAAATTCCATGATGGCACTGATTTTAACGCAGATGCCGTTGTTTTTAACTTCGAGCGCTGGATGAACGGGAATGATGAGAAATTCCCTTATTACACGATGTTTGGCGGCTATAAAGCCGATGAAGGGCACGTCATTAAAGAGGTTAAAGCCCTTGATGCGAACACAGTTCAGTTCATTTTGAAACGGCCTCAAGCACCGTTCCTGAAAAACCTTGCGATGTCACCATTTGGAATTGCAAGCCCGGCAGCTGTCGAAAAATACGGTGACGATTTCAGAAGTCATCCAGTTGGAACAGGTCCATTTAAATTCGTTGAATGGAAAAAGAAAGACCGTATTGTTGTTGAAAAGAATCCAGACTACTGGCAAGAAGGTTTACCGAAGTTAAACAAAATCATTTTCCGCGTGATTCCAGAAAATGCTGCTCGTCTTAACGCCCTTGCAAAAGGTGAAATCGACGTCATGGACGGTCTGAATAATTCAGATGAGGAAACCGTTAAGTCTAACGATAAACTGCAAATTATCGAACGTCCATCTATGAACGTGGGCTATATTGGATTAACGAATACTCGTAAACCATTTGACAATAAGCTTGTTCGCCAGGCTATTAACCACGCCATTGATAAGAAAGCGATCATTGATGCATTCTATGGAGGAAAGGCACTTCCAGCCAAAAACCCAATGCCTCCTTCCATTGAAGGCTACAATGATGCCATTCAAGAATATCCATATGATCTAGAAAAAGCAAAGGCACTTTTGAAAGAAGCTGGTTTCGAAAAAGGCTTCAAAATGGATTTATGGGCCATGCCTGTTGCGCGTCCATACATGCCTGAAGCACAAAAGGTGGCAGAAGTCATCCAAGCAAGCTTAAGCCAAATCGGAGTCACAGCAGAGATCAAATCTGTTGATTGGGCCACTTATTTAGAAAAAGCAACAAAAGGCGAGTTTGATGCCTTCATGCTAGGGTGGACAGGTGATAACGGTGACCCTGATAACTTTATTTACACATTGCTCGATAAGGATGCCATCGGCAGCAACAACTATGCTTACTATAGTAACGATGAACTGCATGACATCTTAATTGAGGCGCAGACAGAAACAGATCAGGCGAAGCGGAATGAGCTTTATAAGAAGGCACAAGAAATCGTCCATGAAGATGCTCCATGGGTGCCGCTTGTTCACTCAACACCGCTATTGGCTGCATCTAAAGATGTAGTGAATTACATTCCTCATCCAACTGGTTCTGAGTGCTTAAGTAAAGTAGAATTTAAATAA